Proteins encoded by one window of Canis aureus isolate CA01 chromosome 13, VMU_Caureus_v.1.0, whole genome shotgun sequence:
- the LOC144281724 gene encoding uncharacterized protein LOC144281724, translating into MLNTRVPEAPAQVHSSPTRPQVPGAGLPLLTGAQGGRLSRGNEGSGGEGRATTAIESSSSPRPSGLVLTPAREPRDRGGGGDPGQEKAGERGGERSPRSAQGEEWSTRAPEARRREAGSCVLWREGRGGRRRRGEEGGREVSAPGRSLQVSLVRSPGVRGCTELHGFLARPTPALSLCKNSPCWRRGHRDGGCGRRLPRGLPAPRGPAPTLPGCLRGLGRGHLRDRYEPGAAAREPPRLLRPSGGSRVPTPDCCQLPPAPRAAKTWSDLSTGMPRQLPPLGGGREGERVHEEWGRFLASQLPPGQTSPTF; encoded by the exons atgttaaatac GCGGGTTCCGGAGGCCCCCGCACAGGTTCACTCCTCCCCCACACGCCCGCAGGTTCCCGGCGCGGGGCTACCTCTCCTCACAGGTGCACAGGGAGGGAGACTGTCGCGGGGAAATGAAGGGTCCGGGGGGGAGGGGCGAGCTACCACAGCAATAGAAAGTTCCTCCTCACCCAGACCCTCGGGACTCGTCCTCACCCCCGCCAGGGAGCCGCGAGACCGAGGTGGCGGCGGAGATCCAGGGCAGGAAAAGGCGGGGGAAAGGGGCGGGGAGCGCTCTCCTCGCTCGGCCCAGGGGGAGGAGTGGAGCACTCGGGCACCTGAGGCTCGACGGCGGGAGGCGGGGAGCTGTGTGCTGTGgcgagagggaaggggagggcggcggcggcgcggagaggagggagggagagaggtcaGTGCACCTGGTCGCAGCCTCCAAGTTTCCCTAGTCCGCTCCCCGGGAGTCCGCGGCTGCACAGAACTCCATGGCTTCCTGGCCCGCCCGACCCCTGCGCTCAGCCTTTGCAAAAACAGCCCGTGCTGGCGCCGTGGACACCGCGACGGAGGCTGCGGGCGGCG GTTACCACGGGGTCTCCCAGCGCCGAGAGGACCCGCCCCCACGTTGCCAGGGTGTCTTCGTGGACTCGGACGAGGACACCTGAGGGACCGCTACGAGCCCGGAGCGGCAGCGCGGGAGCCACCGAGGCTGCTGCGCCCGTCCGGAGGGAGCAGGGTCCCCACCCCCGACTGCTGTCAGCTGCCGCCCGCGCCGCGCGCCGCGAAGACTTGGAGCGACCTCTCCACCGGGATGCCCCGGCAGCTGCCGCCGCTTGGCGGAGGACGGGAGGGGGAACGTGTCCACGAGGAATGGGGCCGGTTCCTTGCTTCGCAGCTGCCGCCCGGCCAGACCTCCCCCACGTTCTGA
- the LOC144281725 gene encoding large ribosomal subunit protein eL39-like gives MIKKNKENVKFKAVSPFRHHPGCVWLTVLALSSHKTFRIKQFLAKKQKQNRPIPQWIQMKTGNKIRYNSKRRHWRRTKLGL, from the exons AtgatcaagaaaaataaagagaatgtgaAGTTTAAAG CTGTCTCTCCTTTTCGCCACCATCCTGGTTGTGTGTGGTTGACCGTTCTCGCCTTGTCTTCTCACAAGACTTTCAGAATCAAGCAATTCctggccaagaaacaaaagcagaatcgtCCCATTCCCCAGTGGATTCAgatgaaaactggtaataaaatcag gtacaACTCCAAGAGGAGGCACTGGAGAAGAACCAAGCTGGGTCTATGA